A stretch of Phoenix dactylifera cultivar Barhee BC4 chromosome 16, palm_55x_up_171113_PBpolish2nd_filt_p, whole genome shotgun sequence DNA encodes these proteins:
- the LOC103719300 gene encoding fe(2+) transport protein 1-like has product MASSTSHAVLLLLLLLLVLFAYPLAANEENSGVKQCGSESRSGSCQNKHEALRLKLIAIACILVGSLVGVCLPLVSRSVSVFRPDSNPFALVKAFASGVILATGYMHVLPDSFDDLSSECLPDQPWHKFPFTTFVAMMSAVFTLAVDSLMMSSRCRRKACCGAEFGDQEKGSRAVVPVAHGHGNGAVILSEKDGVLDSALQRNRVIAQVLELGIVVHSVVIGLSMGASENPCTIRPLVAALCFHQLFEGMGLGGCILLAEYKLKMKAILVFFFATTTPFGIALGIALTNVYRENSPTALIVVGLLNACSAGLLNYMALVDLLSADFMGPKLQSNVKLQMWAYGAVLLGAGGMSVMAMWA; this is encoded by the exons ATGGCCTCTTCCACCTCCCATGCCGtcctcctcctgctcctcctcctcctcgtcctcttcGCCTACCCCCTCGCCGCCAACGAGGAGAATTCCGGCGTCAAGCAGTGCGGCTCCGAGTCCCGCAGCGGCTCTTGCCAGAACAAGCACGAGGCCTTGCGTTTAAAGCTCATCGCCATCGCCTGCATCCTCGTCGGCAGCTTGGTCGGCGTCTGCCTCCCCCTCGTCTCCCGGTCGGTCTCCGTGTTCCGTCCTGACAGCAACCCCTTCGCGCTCGTCAAGGCCTTCGCGTCGGGGGTGATCCTCGCCACCGGCTACATGCACGTGTTGCCGGACTCTTTTGACGATCTCTCTTCCGAGTGCCTGCCCGACCAGCCGTGGCACAAGTTCCCTTTTACCACCTTCGTCGCGATGATGTCGGCCGTGTTCACGTTGGCCGTGGATTCCCTCATGATGTCCTCTCGTTGTAGGAGGAAGGCCTGCTGTGGGGCTGAGTTTGGAGATCAGGAGAAAGGGAGCCGTGCGGTGGTGCCCGTGGCCCATGGCCATGGGAACGGCGCTGTCATCCTGTCTGAGAAGGATGGAGTACTGGATTCGGCGTTGCAGAGGAACCGCGTCATTGCTCAG GTACTGGAGCTAGGAATTGTGGTGCACTCTGTGGTGATAGGCCTCTCGATGGGCGCCTCTGAGAACCCTTGCACCATCAGGCCTCTAGTGGCTGCACTCTGTTTCCACCAATTGTTTGAAGGCATGGGCCTCGGCGGTTGCATTCTCCTG GCGGAGTATAAGTTGAAGATGAAAGCCATACTAGTCTTCTTCTTTGCCACAACGACACCATTTGGAATTGCTCTCGGGATTGCACTCACAAACGTTTACCGTGAGAACAGCCCAACGGCTCTCATTGTGGTTGGGCTACTGAATGCCTGTTCAGCCGGGCTTTTGAACTACATGGCATTGGTAGATCTCTTGTCGGCGGATTTCATGGGGCCTAAGCTGCAGAGCAACGTTAAGCTTCAGATGTGGGCTTATGGAGCAGTGCTTTTGGGAGCTGGTGGCATGTCTGTCATGGCAATGTGGGCTTAA